One region of Betaproteobacteria bacterium genomic DNA includes:
- a CDS encoding penicillin-binding protein 2, which produces MVVRRRPQRGHRFTESPLLQLALQGWRSRTVGLLLMAAFLALVGRSFYLQVINNDFLQQKGDSRYLRDIEISASRGKIVDRNGDMLAVSTPMKTIWAIPGDARTMSAEQKRQLAALLDQSVRELDGKLASDKTFTFVKRQVSPESADRIAAMKFPGIHQEKEYRRFYPTGDMTAHIVGFTGVDDKGLEGVELAFQNSLFGHPGSRTVIRDRRGSIVEDVGATKPPRDGKDVHLALDSKIQYLAFSQLKLAVEANKAKAGGAIVVDARTGEILALANWPTYNPNNRQGLSGAQLRNRAITDTFEPGSVMKPFTAALALERGKVRFDTVINCAPGRMTIGSATISDAHPHGALTVAEVIQKSSNVGTAKIALGFSPKEMWEMFDSVGFGQAPNLGFPGEVNGRLRPWKSWRPIEQATMSYGHGIAVSLMQLARAYTVFAHDGELMPLSLIKIDDAAPHGVRVFSPETIREVRAMLEMAVQPEGTAPKARVAGYRVGGKTGTAYKVEGGVYARKYVASFVGVAPISEPRLIVAVMIDEPSGGAHYGGDVAGPAFSQIVGGALRTLGVPPDAPLQVAETASAGKGKL; this is translated from the coding sequence ATGGTCGTTCGTCGCCGCCCGCAGCGTGGGCATCGCTTCACCGAAAGCCCCTTGCTTCAGCTTGCTTTGCAGGGCTGGCGCTCGCGCACCGTCGGGTTGTTATTGATGGCGGCCTTCCTTGCGTTGGTTGGCCGGAGCTTTTATCTGCAGGTGATCAATAACGACTTTCTGCAGCAAAAGGGTGATTCGCGTTATCTGCGCGACATCGAGATTTCTGCGTCGCGCGGCAAGATCGTCGACCGCAACGGTGACATGTTGGCAGTATCCACGCCGATGAAGACGATATGGGCGATTCCGGGTGATGCGCGGACGATGAGTGCCGAGCAGAAGCGCCAGCTGGCTGCCTTGCTGGACCAGAGTGTGCGCGAACTTGATGGCAAGCTGGCCTCCGACAAGACGTTTACGTTCGTCAAGCGCCAGGTTTCACCGGAAAGTGCGGACCGGATTGCGGCCATGAAGTTTCCCGGGATTCACCAGGAAAAAGAATATCGCCGTTTCTATCCAACCGGCGACATGACAGCGCACATCGTGGGTTTCACCGGCGTGGATGACAAAGGTCTGGAGGGCGTCGAGTTGGCCTTCCAGAACAGCTTGTTTGGTCATCCGGGCAGTCGTACCGTGATTCGTGACCGGCGCGGCAGCATTGTCGAGGATGTTGGCGCCACCAAGCCACCGCGGGATGGTAAGGATGTTCATCTGGCGCTCGACTCCAAGATCCAATACCTGGCTTTCAGTCAGCTCAAATTGGCAGTCGAGGCGAACAAGGCCAAGGCTGGCGGCGCCATTGTTGTCGACGCGCGGACTGGTGAAATTCTGGCCCTGGCCAATTGGCCAACCTACAACCCGAATAACCGCCAGGGGCTTTCCGGCGCGCAATTGCGCAACCGTGCCATCACCGATACTTTTGAGCCGGGGTCGGTGATGAAGCCGTTTACCGCGGCGCTGGCGCTGGAAAGAGGAAAGGTCCGTTTTGATACAGTCATCAACTGCGCCCCGGGTCGGATGACCATTGGCAGCGCGACGATTTCCGATGCCCATCCGCATGGCGCGCTGACCGTGGCCGAGGTCATCCAGAAATCCTCGAACGTCGGCACCGCCAAGATCGCCCTCGGCTTTTCGCCGAAGGAAATGTGGGAAATGTTTGACAGCGTCGGCTTTGGCCAGGCGCCGAATCTTGGGTTCCCCGGTGAAGTGAATGGCCGTCTGCGTCCGTGGAAAAGCTGGCGACCGATCGAGCAGGCGACGATGTCTTACGGTCATGGCATTGCGGTCAGCCTGATGCAGTTGGCTCGCGCTTATACGGTTTTTGCCCATGACGGCGAATTGATGCCCCTGTCGCTGATCAAGATTGACGATGCCGCGCCGCACGGCGTTCGCGTCTTTTCGCCGGAGACCATCCGGGAGGTGCGAGCAATGCTTGAGATGGCTGTCCAGCCGGAAGGGACGGCACCCAAGGCGCGCGTGGCCGGCTATCGCGTGGGCGGCAAGACGGGTACGGCCTACAAGGTCGAGGGTGGGGTATATGCCCGCAAATATGTTGCTTCATTTGTCGGCGTCGCCCCGATCAGTGAACCGCGTCTGATCGTCGCCGTCATGATCGACGAACCCTCCGGCGGCGCCCACTACGGTGGCGATGTGGCCGGTCCGGCTTTTTCGCAGATCGTCGGCGGCGCCTTGCGGACGCTGGGTGTGCCGCCGGATGCGCCGCTGCAGGTGGCTGAGACTGCTTCTGCCGGAAAGGGGAAGCTGTGA